TGTGAAGCTGTACAGGTTTAAGTAAAAGGTACGATGTTTTGATGTTCGTACCTCCATATCCAACACTACAAGCGAACACGACCCAGGCCACAGCACAGGAAAACATGGTCCTGTCAAACGCCCTCCAGGCTGCAGAGTCATAGACGGCGTACGGGCGTCCCCCGATATACTCAGGGGCAGCAACAAACAGAACGGCAACGGCTGCTGCGCCGAACCATCCCGCCAGCATCAGCGCCTACACGCAGGGAGGTGTTAAGCAGCTTATAACCTGTGTCAGACGCTTTCGATATTCACATGTAATCAATGACAGTCAGTCTCTTTTTGCAATTGATCATGTCTTACTGTTGATATCCACAATGACTTTTTTCTTCAGCTTATTCTCTCTCTAATGAAAATTACTCTCCAATACGTGTATGAGGTGCAGGTGAATTGCTACAGTAGCTTAGCAGGCTCtaagactctttttttttctgattgtataGGAGTCCCATTTCACTCGGTTTCTATTGCACTCGGATTGTATTTGCCAACTGCGATCCTAGTGCAATAGTTCAGTGGAAGTGATATTCCATCAGAAAAAAGACAGACTCTGTGCCTGCTAAGAAGGCTACAGCTAGAGTTCCTCTCATTTTTTGTAGTGCATTCTTTACTATGACTATTTTTCAACAGATCAGATCTAAAGACACATTTCTCATTGCGTACCTTAGTGCGAAGTGTGTTGGGTACTTTGCGGTCGGTCTTGAAGAGGATGTACCCCAGCAGTAGTCCCACCATGTATGGTCCCGCACGGGTGAAAGTGTTTGCGTAAACTGCACTGAAATACTGCTCGCCTCCCACCTGACTGACGAGGAACACAAGGGAAGATTATTTCAATCCAACTCGTCTATGAGATGGATCTATTTTGATACTTCGTGTccatctgaagaaaaaaagaagtacTGAGCTTGTCGTTTACAAATGTGATATCATTGTACCTATTTGACCTATCTCTCGTGATCTTTGCACCCAATGCTTCATGTGTCCGATACTCTCATGTAGGTAACTCTTAAACCCAAATCGAAGTAGATACAGCCGAGGACACGCTGACAAGTGTACTTACTTGACAAGGAAATGGTATATGAGGCCGGTGGCCATCATGCTGCCAGTGAGCAAAATCATGATAAAGGATAAACCCAGTTTCGGAAACCTGAAAAGTAGGAAGAAACAATATATCATAAGACAATGACGTTCTACATGGTTCGGTGCAGACCAGAAAAACAAAGCTCGTTAATGTTATTAATATTGCGTGTACTGTCGGTTACATATCATTTGTCCGGAAACATGGTCTTTATACGTTGCTAGTTATTGCTCAGACATACAGAGAACAGATACGTCAAGAGGTACGCACTTGTAGAGCAGAACCAGTAGGCCCGGAGCTATGACGTACAGCTGCATGTCCACACCAAGGTACCACGCCCAGCCGAAACACTGTGGGTGAGAAATTATGTACATTGAGACTTAATGCATGGAATTCATGGGTCTGGTATTATTGGTTGTATGCGTGGAGACATGGCTAGGTCATCGTTTGGGTAAGAGTAATGTAGAACAATACTATAGGAAATACTAGCCTCTATTGCTGATAATATTGTATGAACTTAACGTGCCAATAATGGATCACGTTTTACAGCATAATTTCTAGTGCTTTTCTTTCAGCAATGTTATTTCATATGATACATACATCACCAAACCAGTTGTTGATGTATAACAGGTTTGTCCACATCCACGACTGGCAGCCTCGCATGTTGCTCATGGCGATGTTGGAAGGACTAGCCCAGACGGGTCCCGTCCCCATGTAGAGCGTCAGGCAGACAAATATCATGATGAGGAAGGCGTACACAGGAGTCAGCCTAGAATACAAGTACACAGTCAATGTACGGGTATTGCTACAGCTAGTTAGCCAACATAATGGTTATGGACAAAATCTGTTGGATATTGAACGTACGTAGATTTTCATTATGCTTGCATGTCTTATACAAAACATCAACatagtatcatcatcatcgttcggcaTAGTATATCCACGGCCTAAATCAAACATTAATCAAAGCCAAGAACGAGAAACGAAGTATACTCCATGCATCAATTTGTAATAACTACACAAAAAATTTGGAGAAGATCCCAACCTCCAGTAACGGTGCAGGTAGTGAAGAAGCAGGTCCTTCCCAGTAAAGGAGCCGCCATTCTTCTTCAGCTGCTTCATGAACAGGTAGGACACCAGCAGCGCACTGTGTAGGGACATGACGAACATGTTAGAAATGTTGTAAGCATGTTAGAATACAAAATCATTTGATGGTCTTTGAGATTCTTTATTCCATGTCACCATTTTTCTCTATAAGGTTGCCCGTTGTAATCCACAATAACACAAGATATCAACTACAAACTACTACGAGTTACCAAGTTAGCAATTCTAATCTTCGTTTTCCTTTGACCAAATTGATAATACTGTATCATGTTCGGAACCAAACAAGAGACATACTGAATTACATGTGTTTGGAGCGGGGATGAAATAAACATTTGATGTTTGTCATGTAAAAGCGATTTTACCTAAGTAGGAGGAATGTGTCCACGGACAAGTCCATGCTTCCGCGTATGAAATACCACCACTGTGAGTACCATTCATTCTTCTCTCGTCTGTTCGCTGTGGAAAGACATGATTAACAGACTGAAAGTTTTCATCAGATGTCAAAAGATGTAACACTAACTTAGGAACTAGTTTGCAGTAAGTCAGTAGTGATTGCAACGTAGTTGGGAGTCACATTTGGCTCCCAATCACGGCTCGGCCACTGCTGACTTTACTCACAACCCACCACCACCAGTCAACCAGTCTCCAACATATTCCAGACTTCTCGTCATCGTCTCATGCTGGATATGAATGTCTCATGACATTTGAAACATTCGGCTGGCGCAGTCAAATAGTAGCCGGCCGCACCGACAAACTGCCAACCACAGCCGACCTTGCCCAACCATGGGCCAACACCCAATCCGATGATGGTTGGAGGAAGGTTGGAAGTGGCCAGTAAGTAGCCTATGATCGCTTATGTGTAACGCGGCTTTATGTCACTCACCTTCGAACCggtaaatgaaataaaatataatacaaaacATCTTACTTGTCAATGTGTTATCGGCAAAGAAGTCTGTGTGTCCATAGATGATCCACAAAGTGCTGATGACCCGGATGCCGTGAAGCGCCGGAAGTTGCCCTGGAGGCTGGTATGTGTTGAACACCTTCTTGGTGTTGGAGTACACAGAGAAGGACAGAAATACCCGACCAGTCTTACCTGGAGCAAAGCACGAAATTACATGAGTATAATAGTAGCTTAGAATAcataatatttacatgtatgtggctcTTTCTGGATTCCTAATGCAATAAAGCAAGCTATGGAATAGACGGTGTAAGTGTAGGATAGTGCCACAGTTTTAGGGATGAATCATGCAATCATGCCACGCCTTTGTACAACTTGCCAGAGTAAACTTTATGTTTGTTGACGTCTACAGTATACCTGTCTTCCCTTTTTCGTTATCGGTATGATAAATGACGTTTTGCTTCCCAAAATTATGTTTTCATGGGGTTTAAACTAGTTTGTTAGTTTAGGGACACATTTACGCAATTACACAATGGGTCTTGCAAAAATATAGCGGTACAAAATTAAGTAAAAGAATTAAAGTATTGAGATGATGTATTTCTTTGTCGTTTTTCCCAACAAGTAATCCGATCTATCAGATAGACAAACCACCAAAATGAATTCAACAAGGACTATGATAATTACACTTACTGCTGACTATAGATTTCATCTTCTCCTCCGTGTAAGATACGTTTATGATGAACTCGTACAGCGTACCGATGAGCAACATCAGCAGGATGATGGCGATGACGCATCTGAAACGATATACACCACATTTTAAAGTACCTCTTACGATAGAAATGATAGAAAACTGTAAATAACCCTATTTTATGCTGTTGGTAAATTTTAGAGTCCACACCTTTCTAACTTTTTAACGCCAGACGTACGATTTGACATCCTTTACAGACTAACAGTTGCCACTGTGACAATAGTTTTTCTGAATCTCTGCCTGATATGAGGTAACTATGCATAAGCTTGACGTTTGAATCCTAAATGTTGTCAGCTTTTTCCAGATACACTAAGTTCTGTCACAAAAATCCATTCTATATATGTCGCCATGTATCTCACTCCATTATACCATTACACAAGTGACATGAGACGACGCGGCAGTTTTGCTGATAGGAATGAGGAATATCTATGTGAGATTATATATCTTACATTGCAACAATGGCCCCAGTATCAAAGCTGGAGTACTCTTCTTCCCGCTGACAGAAAAGACCTGCCACAGTCCAGCTGGGCATTGACTTTATACCAAGGAGACCTAAGAGGGaacaaaacaatgtttaaaGCCAATAAGGTTCAATTTCTGTACAGTCTGCTATCTGCTATTTTGTATGTTATATCCGCCCCTtttctatacatgtaatatccGCTTTTGCTTATTACAAATGAGAGCATGGAAGCGGTGCAACGGGGAActaggatataaaaaaataGACCTTAGGGGGTTCGGAGCGAGGGGTACACTAAATACAAAACTCATACCTGTGGTTGCAAGGAGTCCAACTTCAGAATCACTGCACGTGTTGGGTACACAGAGTCCCTGTGCGAAAACGGTATTACCACCTGCCAATTCCTAtataaaagaacaacaacagcgTGAATATACGTACGAAGAACATAACTGATCATCTACGTGTACACCAAAAACACAAACTCCATTGCATCTTTACTTCGAACAATTGTCCGTAGAGTGAAGTGCTAATTTCATGTTATACCGGTGGTATTCCTTCCCAGACGACAATACAGTACATGGGCTTCATGTCGGCCGGCATGTCTTCAGCGTATTTGACGCGGTCCCTGCAGCCTTTGAAGCTGCCGAAGTCGTTCCACTGTCCCTCAAACAGACCTGACGGGTGGAACTTGCCACTGCTGTCCAGCACTGGGAGAATGGACAACACAATTAGCAGGTTTGTTTCGCAAGGATCTAAAGTTAAGTGCACAAGAGATATCCATATTTCAACATCGATTGATAAATGATTGCTGTCTTTTTTATACTTGGGCACATGCCCACgatgaaaacatttttctacattttgggATCCTCAGAAATGATGCTAATGGCAATAAAGGTACAGGCATGTGTTTTTGGTAATAACTGTAGCGTACACACTTGTCTGATACTATTTTGAACTGCACATTGAATGGATGTGGAAATAATTTCATCCCAAAATCATCCAGTTTCTCGTATGTC
The window above is part of the Branchiostoma floridae strain S238N-H82 chromosome 14, Bfl_VNyyK, whole genome shotgun sequence genome. Proteins encoded here:
- the LOC118430320 gene encoding nose resistant to fluoxetine protein 6-like, which codes for MVTKVWVLVALLSLACCSVPVAGQDFSASFYETLGFYIRLAEQKPIDWNYTLYLRHVTGEVQEPCYSQSAQLNTDMTAAKEYAITMLDSSGKFHPSGLFEGQWNDFGSFKGCRDRVKYAEDMPADMKPMYCIVVWEGIPPELAGGNTVFAQGLCVPNTCSDSEVGLLATTGLLGIKSMPSWTVAGLFCQREEEYSSFDTGAIVAICVIAIILLMLLIGTLYEFIINVSYTEEKMKSIVSSKTGRVFLSFSVYSNTKKVFNTYQPPGQLPALHGIRVISTLWIIYGHTDFFADNTLTTNRREKNEWYSQWWYFIRGSMDLSVDTFLLLSALLVSYLFMKQLKKNGGSFTGKDLLLHYLHRYWRLTPVYAFLIMIFVCLTLYMGTGPVWASPSNIAMSNMRGCQSWMWTNLLYINNWFGDCFGWAWYLGVDMQLYVIAPGLLVLLYKFPKLGLSFIMILLTGSMMATGLIYHFLVNQVGGEQYFSAVYANTFTRAGPYMVGLLLGYILFKTDRKVPNTLRTKALMLAGWFGAAAVAVLFVAAPEYIGGRPYAVYDSAAWRAFDRTMFSCAVAWVVFACSVGYGGIITEFLSWSGWVPLSRLTYTAYLVHPIVMHVYTMSLKTPLFYSATNWWFYFIAYSFMAFLCGFVASIMVEFPFFGLEKLIFPQRRGRESSKASNNVANEGHDNQALELQLPEQAGSFPDKLVNGEGNEQLAGAVPKNKEQFDNKV